CCGTAGGAGCCTACCGCCACCAGGGGGCCGATGAACATGAAACCGGCCACCAGCGGCAGCAGCCAGTGCCACAGCCCCAGATAGATGGCCCCGACGGTGACCGCGATACTCAGCCCTACCCAGAACATGCCATAGGCGAGACTGACCGCGGCGGCCTGCCGGAAGTCCTCGATGCCGGCGGCGAGCCAGGCCCTGGGACGCTCCATGCCCACCAGACGGATGGTGATCCTGACGCCAGCCGCTGCCGACGTGCCATGTGCTTTCGCGGTTGCCGCATTCATGTGTCACCTCTCTTCACCGATTACCGCCCGACCGGCTCGGGCGCTGCGCGGATGGCCCGGCTCGGGTCCGGCCCATCGAAACAGGTTAACGAGGCCTTGCCCCGTTAACTCTTTCTTAATCTAGTTGATCGGAGTCAATTCTGCAGGCAGTCGCGCTTGCTTTTTTCACGCTCTGCGCCACACGCAAACGCGGAGGGCCCCGACACCGGGTCGGGGCCCTCCGCAAGGCCGGATGAGGTGGCGAGAGCCATCCGCACTCAGCGCACGATCATCACCGACACCTTGGAGTGGTGCACCACGTGTTCGGCGTTGGGACCGAGCACGTAATCGGCGAACTTACGCTTGTTATGGGAGGCCATGACGATCAGGTCGACCTCGAGTTTCTTGGCCGCCTTGACGATCGCCTCCCAGGGTGAACCATCGACGATGACGCTCTGGGTCTTGATGTCCTCGGGCACGTGTTCTCGGATGAACTCGTGCTGGGCATCCGAGAGTGCGCCACGGGCCTTCTTGGCGAAGTCCTTGGGAAAGTAGGAGCCGACCAGCGGCATGCGGTAGTCCGGCAGCACCGTCACCACGTGCAACGAGGCACCGAAGCTGCGGCACAGCGCCACCGCGGTCGGCAGCGCCTTGGCCCAGGAGGACTCCTCATTGAGGTCCACCGTTAACATGATCTTCTGGTACATGACGCTCTCTCCCCTCAGGCTGACGGCACGGCGACACTGCGATCCCGCCGCCGTCGCTGCATCACTACGATCAAGCCGAACACCAGGAAGGCCGGAATCCACATCAGCTCCTTGGTCCAGCGGTCCACCGGCGCCAGCACCTCGATGATCTCCTGGTCAAAGTCGAAGCCCAGGTCCGAGGCCTGGCTGCCATAGGCCACCATGTCGACGATGGCCTTGTCGTCCTCGATCAGCAGCATCAGGCCCAGGTTGTCGAGGCGCTCCGCGCCGCTCTCGCCCTCCGGCACCGGCAGCTGCATGTAGGCGGTCAGCGGGTCGCCGAAGTCATCCTCGCCGAGGATCTGAAGGCGCAGGGTGCTCTCCTCGTCGACGCTGCCCAGCGCCTCGACGAACTGTGCCGGCGGAATCTCCTGGTAGGGGTCGTGGATCCGGTCCATCCAGAAGCCGGGCCGAAACAGGGTGAAGGCCACCAGCAGCAGCACGACGGACTCGTACCAGCGGTTGCGGGCGATCATGAAGCCCTGGGTGGCCGCGGCGAAGATCAGCATGGCGATGGTCGATACCACGAAGATCACCACGCCCTGCAGGGGTGAGACATCGATCAGCAGCAGGTCGGTGTTGAAGATGAACAGGAACGGCAGCGCCGCGGTACGCAGGCTGTAGTAGAAGGCCTGGAAGCCGGTGCGGATCGGGTCGCCGCCCGAGACCGCGGCCGCGGCAAAGGAGGCCAGCCCCACCGGTGGTGT
The Halomonas sp. H10-9-1 DNA segment above includes these coding regions:
- a CDS encoding universal stress protein translates to MYQKIMLTVDLNEESSWAKALPTAVALCRSFGASLHVVTVLPDYRMPLVGSYFPKDFAKKARGALSDAQHEFIREHVPEDIKTQSVIVDGSPWEAIVKAAKKLEVDLIVMASHNKRKFADYVLGPNAEHVVHHSKVSVMIVR